One genomic window of Niveibacterium sp. SC-1 includes the following:
- the thiS gene encoding sulfur carrier protein ThiS gives MIEITLNGALHRLPAPATLADLLDSLALTGKRLAVERNGEIVPRGLHGKTALETGDRLEIVVAVGGG, from the coding sequence ATGATCGAAATCACCCTCAATGGTGCGTTGCATCGCCTTCCCGCGCCCGCCACGCTGGCCGACTTGCTCGACAGCCTCGCCCTCACCGGCAAGCGTCTGGCCGTAGAGCGCAATGGTGAGATCGTGCCGCGCGGCCTGCACGGAAAAACCGCCCTCGAAACGGGCGACCGCCTTGAGATCGTGGTCGCAGTCGGCGGCGGCTGA
- a CDS encoding pirin family protein gives MIRLRPAAARGHAEHGWLDSHHSFSFADYYDPAEMGWGVLRVINEDRVAPGMGFGTHGHRDMEIISVVLDGELQHRDSMGNGAVIRPGEVQRMSAGTGVMHSEFNASQKDPVHFLQIWLQPSARGIAPSYEQKDFAPAQLAGRLQAVVTPEGEGAALRINQDASLYRARLAAGESVRFTPTAGRLAYLHLIEGAASLNGTALATGDGARIADEALLEITASAPTDLLLFDLPPAEH, from the coding sequence ATGATTCGTCTGCGTCCTGCCGCAGCGCGCGGCCATGCGGAACATGGCTGGCTGGATAGCCACCACAGCTTTTCCTTCGCCGACTACTACGATCCGGCCGAAATGGGCTGGGGCGTGCTGCGCGTCATCAACGAGGATCGTGTTGCGCCCGGCATGGGTTTCGGCACCCATGGGCACCGCGACATGGAAATCATCAGCGTGGTGCTCGATGGCGAGCTGCAGCATCGCGACAGCATGGGCAACGGCGCCGTGATCCGGCCCGGCGAAGTGCAGCGCATGAGCGCGGGAACGGGCGTCATGCACAGCGAATTCAACGCCTCGCAGAAGGATCCGGTGCACTTCCTGCAGATCTGGTTGCAGCCGAGTGCCCGCGGCATCGCACCTAGCTACGAGCAGAAGGATTTCGCGCCGGCACAACTGGCCGGGCGGCTGCAGGCAGTCGTGACGCCTGAAGGAGAAGGGGCTGCGCTGCGGATCAACCAGGATGCCTCGCTCTACCGGGCCAGGCTGGCCGCCGGTGAGTCGGTGCGTTTCACGCCGACGGCTGGGCGTCTTGCCTATCTTCACCTCATCGAGGGTGCGGCGAGCCTGAACGGGACAGCGCTGGCAACGGGTGATGGCGCGCGGATCGCTGACGAAGCGCTACTGGAGATCACGGCTTCGGCGCCCACGGACCTTCTGCTCTTCGACCTGCCGCCCGCGGAGCACTGA
- the ptsN gene encoding PTS IIA-like nitrogen regulatory protein PtsN — translation MNLIAPLLSPTNVVVDLEASSKKRAFEQAGLLFENHQGLARSVVYDSLFAREKLGSTGLGQGIAIPHGRIKGLRDAVGAFIRLAQPVQFEAPDGKPVGMLFVLLVPEAATEYHLRLLSELAQMFSDRGFRDALSQATDANEAHTLFVNWSANAAH, via the coding sequence ATGAACCTGATAGCACCGCTGCTCTCGCCGACCAATGTCGTCGTCGACCTTGAAGCAAGCAGCAAGAAGCGCGCATTCGAACAGGCGGGACTTCTGTTCGAGAACCACCAGGGCCTGGCGCGCAGCGTCGTCTACGACTCCCTGTTCGCGCGCGAGAAGCTGGGCTCCACCGGTCTGGGCCAGGGGATTGCCATCCCGCACGGCCGGATCAAGGGTTTGCGCGACGCTGTCGGCGCCTTCATTCGCCTGGCGCAGCCGGTGCAGTTCGAGGCGCCGGACGGCAAGCCGGTCGGCATGCTGTTCGTGCTGCTGGTGCCCGAAGCCGCCACTGAATATCACCTGCGCCTCCTATCCGAGCTGGCGCAGATGTTCTCCGACCGTGGCTTCCGCGATGCCCTGTCGCAGGCGACCGATGCCAACGAAGCCCACACGCTCTTCGTGAACTGGAGCGCCAATGCGGCGCACTAG
- a CDS encoding flavin reductase family protein, whose translation MSVADSEEPQAFDTPTFRRALGMFATGITVITARTVDGRRIGLTVNSFNSVSLDPPLIVWSLAQHLPVAPDFEACTHFAVNVLAADQLALSRRFATRDTDKFVDLEVDEGLGSAPLLRGCLATFECRNTIRHKGGDHTVFLGAVERVRHGEGHPLLYFGGRYRWLEAE comes from the coding sequence ATGTCCGTCGCCGATTCCGAAGAACCACAAGCCTTCGACACGCCCACCTTCCGCCGGGCGCTGGGCATGTTCGCGACGGGAATCACAGTCATCACTGCCCGCACGGTCGATGGCCGCCGCATCGGACTCACGGTCAATTCCTTCAACTCGGTGTCGCTTGATCCGCCGCTGATCGTGTGGAGCCTTGCGCAACACTTGCCGGTAGCGCCGGACTTCGAGGCCTGCACGCACTTCGCGGTCAACGTGCTGGCCGCCGACCAGCTCGCGCTTTCACGTCGCTTCGCCACACGCGACACGGACAAGTTCGTGGATCTGGAAGTGGATGAGGGCCTGGGCAGCGCGCCTTTGCTGCGTGGCTGCCTGGCCACTTTCGAATGCCGCAACACCATCCGCCACAAAGGTGGCGACCACACCGTCTTCCTTGGCGCAGTCGAACGCGTCAGACACGGCGAAGGCCATCCGCTGCTGTATTTCGGCGGACGCTATCGCTGGCTCGAAGCGGAATAG
- the trmB gene encoding tRNA (guanosine(46)-N7)-methyltransferase TrmB codes for MIETEDHRQVPSADDPRTRPVRSYVLRQGRMSPAQERFLADMLPKVGVPYREGTLDFAEAFGRAAPTILEIGFGMGETTARIATGRPDENFLGIEVHGPGVGSLCKLIAEQDLTNVRLMQHDAFEVVRDMIAPGSLAGVHVFFPDPWHKKRHNKRRLIQPDFVRELALRLAPGGYLHCATDWEDYAIQMLEVLAGEPLLANSAADYAPRPAYRPLTKFENRGIKLGHGVWDLVFLRRAEV; via the coding sequence ATGATCGAAACCGAAGACCACCGCCAGGTCCCGTCCGCCGACGATCCGCGCACGCGTCCGGTGCGCAGCTATGTGCTGCGCCAGGGTCGGATGTCGCCGGCGCAGGAACGCTTCCTCGCCGACATGCTGCCCAAGGTCGGCGTCCCGTATCGGGAGGGAACGCTGGATTTTGCCGAGGCCTTCGGGCGTGCCGCCCCGACCATCCTCGAGATCGGGTTCGGCATGGGCGAGACCACCGCACGCATCGCCACTGGTCGCCCGGACGAGAACTTCCTCGGCATCGAGGTGCACGGCCCGGGCGTAGGCAGCCTGTGCAAGCTGATCGCCGAGCAAGACCTCACGAACGTGCGCCTGATGCAGCACGACGCCTTTGAAGTCGTGCGCGACATGATCGCCCCCGGCAGCCTCGCCGGCGTGCACGTGTTCTTCCCTGACCCCTGGCACAAGAAGCGGCACAACAAGCGCCGCCTGATCCAGCCGGACTTCGTGCGCGAACTCGCCCTGCGCCTCGCACCCGGCGGTTATCTGCATTGCGCCACGGACTGGGAGGACTACGCGATACAGATGCTGGAGGTCCTTGCGGGCGAACCCCTGCTCGCCAACAGCGCTGCAGACTATGCCCCGCGCCCCGCCTACCGCCCGCTCACCAAGTTCGAGAATCGCGGCATCAAGCTCGGCCACGGCGTGTGGGATCTGGTCTTCCTGCGACGCGCCGAAGTCTGA
- the cutA gene encoding divalent-cation tolerance protein CutA, whose amino-acid sequence MSEALVLVLCNCPDAQVAEQIGRQLIERRLAACVNLLAPVRSIYRWQGKVEFAEEIPLLAKTCQARVAELESAIRELHPYELPEILHLTASALPAYLAWVEAETLPENRLPDGL is encoded by the coding sequence ATGTCCGAAGCCTTGGTCCTGGTGCTGTGCAACTGTCCGGATGCGCAAGTTGCCGAGCAGATCGGGCGCCAGCTGATTGAACGTCGACTGGCGGCCTGCGTGAATCTGCTCGCGCCCGTGCGCTCGATCTACCGCTGGCAGGGCAAGGTGGAGTTCGCCGAAGAGATCCCCTTGCTGGCCAAGACCTGCCAGGCGCGGGTCGCCGAGCTTGAGTCTGCGATCCGCGAGCTGCACCCGTACGAACTGCCTGAAATCCTTCACCTCACGGCCTCCGCGCTGCCCGCATACCTCGCCTGGGTCGAGGCCGAAACGCTTCCCGAAAACCGCCTGCCCGACGGGCTCTGA
- a CDS encoding thiazole synthase, with protein MNDPLVIAGQSYASRLLVGTGKYKDFDETRRAVLASGARIVTVAIRRTNIGQDPKAPSLLDALPPSEFTYLPNTAGCYSAEDAVRTLRLARELLDDHTLVKLEVLGDSHTLFPNMPETLKAAETLVKEGFKVMVYCSDDPIQARILQDIGCVAVMPLASLIGSGMGILNPWNLRLIIESATVPVLVDAGVGTASDAAIAMELGCDGVLMNTAIALAQDPVRMAGAMKKAVEAGREAFLAGRMPRKLYSASPSSPTSGLIGS; from the coding sequence ATGAACGATCCTTTGGTCATCGCTGGTCAGTCCTATGCTTCCCGACTCCTGGTCGGCACCGGCAAGTACAAGGATTTCGACGAGACGCGCCGCGCGGTGCTCGCCTCCGGCGCCCGGATCGTGACCGTGGCAATCCGCCGTACCAACATCGGCCAGGATCCCAAGGCGCCCAGCCTGCTCGATGCCCTGCCGCCCTCCGAGTTCACCTACCTGCCCAACACGGCGGGCTGCTACTCGGCCGAGGACGCGGTGCGCACCCTGCGCCTGGCGCGCGAGCTCCTCGACGACCACACCTTGGTCAAGCTGGAAGTGCTGGGCGATTCGCACACTTTGTTCCCCAACATGCCGGAGACCCTCAAGGCGGCCGAGACGCTGGTCAAGGAGGGCTTCAAGGTCATGGTCTACTGCTCGGACGATCCGATCCAGGCCAGGATCCTGCAGGACATCGGCTGCGTCGCGGTGATGCCGCTCGCTTCCCTGATCGGCTCGGGCATGGGCATCCTCAATCCCTGGAACCTGCGTCTCATCATCGAAAGCGCAACGGTTCCCGTGCTGGTGGATGCCGGCGTGGGCACGGCCTCCGACGCGGCGATCGCGATGGAACTGGGCTGCGATGGCGTGCTGATGAACACCGCCATCGCGCTGGCCCAGGACCCGGTGCGCATGGCCGGCGCCATGAAGAAGGCGGTGGAGGCCGGTCGCGAGGCCTTCCTCGCCGGCCGTATGCCGCGCAAGCTCTACTCGGCGAGCCCCAGCTCGCCCACCTCCGGCCTGATCGGCAGCTGA
- the raiA gene encoding ribosome-associated translation inhibitor RaiA, with protein sequence MNLNITGHHVDVSQALRDYVTTKLDKVVRHFDHVTSTSVILSVEKLKQKAEVTVHVRGKDIYVEAESDDLYAAIDAMIDKLDRQVVKHKEKTYDHGRDALKRQSVET encoded by the coding sequence ATGAATCTGAACATCACCGGCCATCACGTCGACGTTTCTCAAGCGCTGCGCGATTACGTGACGACGAAACTGGACAAGGTGGTGCGCCACTTTGACCATGTCACGAGTACGAGCGTGATCCTTTCGGTCGAGAAGCTGAAGCAGAAGGCGGAAGTGACGGTGCATGTACGCGGCAAGGACATTTATGTCGAAGCCGAATCCGATGACCTGTACGCGGCCATCGATGCCATGATCGACAAACTCGATCGCCAAGTGGTCAAGCACAAGGAAAAGACCTACGATCACGGCCGCGACGCGCTCAAGCGTCAGTCGGTCGAAACCTGA
- the hprK gene encoding HPr(Ser) kinase/phosphatase codes for MRRTSVARLVQDNQERLRLTHLLGPLDNELHVPDEKVWPAELIGHLNVIHPNRVQVMGEAELAWIRRQGREKVQHMLESILLANPPALILADGCEMPDAIQGVVEQTGTAVIASPFETARVIDSLRTYLARTLAEKTSLHGVFMDVLGLGVLITGDSGAGKSELALELISRGHGLVADDVVEISRIAPGVLEGRCPELLRNFLEVRGLGILNIRTIFGETACRRKMKLKLVVHLHRQQRGEGVQAPRLPLEDDIQEILGVPVRRVTLPVAAGRNLAVLLEAAVRNTILQLRGIDSLQEFVERQRDALDADIGDIETL; via the coding sequence ATGCGGCGCACTAGCGTCGCCCGCCTCGTCCAGGACAACCAGGAGCGGCTGCGCCTCACGCATTTGTTGGGGCCGCTGGACAACGAACTGCATGTGCCGGACGAGAAGGTCTGGCCGGCCGAATTGATCGGTCACCTCAACGTGATCCACCCCAACCGGGTGCAGGTCATGGGCGAGGCCGAGCTGGCCTGGATCCGCCGCCAGGGGCGGGAAAAGGTCCAGCACATGCTCGAGAGCATCCTGCTCGCGAACCCGCCGGCGCTGATCCTGGCGGACGGCTGCGAGATGCCCGACGCAATCCAGGGCGTGGTGGAGCAGACCGGCACGGCGGTCATCGCCTCGCCCTTCGAAACCGCGCGCGTGATCGATTCGCTGCGCACCTACCTCGCGCGGACCCTCGCGGAGAAGACGTCCCTGCATGGCGTGTTCATGGACGTGCTCGGTCTGGGCGTGTTGATCACCGGTGATTCGGGTGCCGGCAAATCCGAACTCGCGCTCGAACTCATCTCGCGCGGACACGGCCTGGTGGCCGACGACGTGGTCGAGATCTCGCGCATCGCGCCTGGCGTGCTCGAAGGCCGCTGCCCGGAGCTCCTGCGCAACTTCCTCGAAGTCCGCGGGCTGGGCATCCTGAACATCCGCACCATCTTTGGCGAGACGGCGTGTCGCCGCAAGATGAAGCTCAAGCTGGTGGTGCACCTGCATCGCCAGCAGCGCGGCGAAGGCGTGCAGGCGCCGCGCCTGCCGCTGGAGGACGACATCCAGGAGATCCTCGGCGTGCCCGTGCGCCGCGTGACCCTGCCTGTGGCGGCCGGCCGCAACCTCGCGGTGCTGCTGGAAGCCGCAGTGCGCAACACCATCCTGCAACTGCGTGGGATCGACTCCCTGCAGGAGTTCGTCGAGCGGCAGCGCGACGCGCTCGACGCCGACATCGGCGACATCGAGACCCTCTAG
- the ltrA gene encoding group II intron reverse transcriptase/maturase yields MDASLQDCDVASTAWQAWHHIPWVDAYRVVARLQARIAKATKAGEWRKVRTLQKLLTNSTSAKALAVRRVTENQGARTPGVDRQLWDTPDAKWHAVIALGSKQYKPLPLRRIYIPKANGEKRPLGIPTMRDRAMQALHLLALDPVSETTGDPHSYGFRRERSTADAITQVRFVLGGKAPSAWVLEGDIKGCFDNISHDWLVANVCMDKGILRKWLKAGFIETGKLFPSHAGTPQGGIISPVLANIALDGLQHELTTLFSTERQKRAAKVNLVRYADDFVITGSSKELLEGRVKPLVVQFLAARGLVLSEKKTKITHVTEGFDFLGWNVRRLDRMLIIQPSKKNVRAFLDKIRDHLRSHKAAAQADVIDKLAPVIRGWANYHRSQMASQRFSRCDHQIWQALWRWACRRHPEKGARWIKQRYFKSLRGRDWRFAVMDKLLPTLSEYRKRTHTKVKGEANPYDPACDEYFSKRLARKMLETLGGRSRLRWLWGRQEGLCPICKQKITRESGWHLHHILPRSRGGSDELPNLVLLHPNCHAQHHAKEDKSTVAGTNMFK; encoded by the coding sequence ATGGATGCAAGTCTTCAAGATTGCGATGTCGCCTCCACTGCATGGCAAGCTTGGCACCACATTCCGTGGGTCGATGCTTACCGCGTAGTTGCGAGGCTGCAGGCAAGAATTGCGAAGGCAACAAAAGCAGGAGAGTGGCGGAAGGTTCGCACCCTGCAGAAACTCCTGACCAACTCCACCAGTGCGAAAGCGCTGGCCGTGAGGCGGGTAACGGAGAATCAAGGCGCTAGAACTCCAGGAGTGGATCGACAACTCTGGGACACGCCGGACGCGAAGTGGCACGCTGTCATTGCACTAGGCAGCAAGCAGTACAAACCTCTGCCACTGCGTCGCATCTACATTCCGAAAGCCAATGGTGAGAAACGCCCACTGGGCATACCGACCATGCGCGATCGGGCAATGCAAGCGCTGCACCTATTGGCGCTTGACCCTGTATCAGAGACAACCGGAGACCCTCACTCCTACGGCTTCCGCCGTGAGCGCTCCACCGCTGACGCCATCACACAAGTGCGCTTTGTACTTGGTGGAAAGGCGCCGTCGGCATGGGTGCTGGAGGGAGACATCAAGGGCTGTTTCGACAACATCAGTCACGACTGGCTGGTCGCCAATGTCTGTATGGACAAAGGCATCCTTCGGAAGTGGTTGAAGGCAGGGTTCATCGAAACCGGCAAGCTATTTCCAAGCCACGCAGGCACGCCGCAAGGGGGAATCATCTCCCCGGTGTTGGCGAACATCGCACTAGACGGACTGCAGCATGAGCTGACCACTTTGTTCTCCACCGAGAGGCAGAAGCGGGCGGCCAAAGTCAATCTGGTTCGATATGCGGATGACTTCGTCATCACCGGAAGCTCGAAAGAGCTGCTGGAAGGGCGAGTCAAACCCCTGGTCGTGCAGTTTCTGGCGGCTCGGGGGCTTGTTCTCTCGGAGAAGAAGACCAAGATCACTCACGTGACCGAGGGCTTCGACTTTCTCGGATGGAACGTAAGGCGCCTTGATCGGATGCTGATCATTCAGCCCTCGAAAAAGAACGTCAGAGCGTTTCTGGACAAGATCCGCGATCACCTGCGCAGCCACAAGGCTGCCGCACAAGCTGACGTGATAGACAAGCTCGCACCGGTCATCCGGGGATGGGCTAACTACCACCGAAGTCAGATGGCATCGCAACGCTTCTCAAGGTGCGACCATCAAATCTGGCAAGCACTATGGCGCTGGGCGTGTCGCCGTCACCCCGAAAAGGGTGCGCGGTGGATCAAACAGCGCTACTTCAAGTCCCTGAGAGGTCGGGACTGGCGATTTGCGGTAATGGACAAGCTACTGCCGACACTTAGTGAGTACCGGAAACGGACGCACACGAAGGTGAAGGGGGAAGCGAATCCGTACGACCCGGCGTGCGACGAGTATTTCTCCAAGCGGCTCGCCCGCAAAATGCTCGAAACGCTGGGGGGACGCAGCAGGCTAAGGTGGTTGTGGGGGCGGCAGGAAGGTCTCTGCCCCATCTGCAAGCAGAAGATCACGCGGGAGAGTGGGTGGCATCTACACCACATTCTTCCGCGATCGCGCGGGGGCTCTGATGAGCTTCCGAACCTCGTGCTGCTGCACCCGAATTGCCACGCGCAACATCACGCGAAGGAGGACAAAAGCACTGTTGCCGGCACCAACATGTTCAAGTGA
- a CDS encoding c-type cytochrome, protein MSIRNALSLALISAALLAACDKPQQPTEEETATLIQPVAKVQLGEETGGSGGGEIKGNRTGEAIVTAACAACHATGTLNAPKIGDAAQWAPRIAQGLEGLLKSAAAGKGAMPPRGGVADLTDDELARAIAFMANKSGAKFEAPAIKEAAPAQTASADQAAAPTEGAKVDGKKVFDGVCTACHTAGVAGAPKVGDKAAWGPRLAQGADTLHKHAISGLNAMPPKGGNTALSDDEVRAAVDYMVAQAK, encoded by the coding sequence ATGTCCATCCGCAACGCGCTGTCCCTGGCCCTCATTTCCGCGGCCCTGCTTGCCGCCTGCGACAAGCCGCAGCAGCCGACCGAAGAGGAAACCGCCACCCTGATCCAACCCGTCGCCAAGGTCCAACTCGGCGAAGAAACCGGCGGTAGCGGCGGTGGCGAGATCAAGGGCAACCGGACAGGCGAAGCGATCGTGACCGCCGCATGCGCGGCCTGCCATGCGACCGGCACGCTCAACGCACCGAAGATCGGCGACGCGGCCCAGTGGGCACCGCGCATCGCACAAGGCCTCGAAGGCCTGCTCAAGAGCGCCGCTGCCGGCAAGGGCGCCATGCCCCCCCGTGGCGGCGTGGCCGACCTCACGGACGACGAGCTCGCCCGCGCGATCGCCTTCATGGCCAACAAGTCCGGCGCCAAATTCGAGGCGCCCGCCATCAAGGAAGCCGCCCCTGCGCAGACCGCCTCGGCCGACCAGGCTGCGGCGCCCACCGAGGGCGCCAAGGTAGACGGCAAGAAGGTCTTCGACGGCGTCTGCACGGCCTGCCACACGGCCGGCGTCGCTGGCGCGCCGAAGGTGGGCGACAAGGCCGCTTGGGGCCCGCGCCTCGCACAGGGCGCCGACACGCTGCACAAGCACGCGATCTCGGGCCTGAACGCAATGCCGCCCAAGGGCGGCAACACCGCCCTGTCGGACGACGAGGTCAGGGCTGCCGTCGATTACATGGTGGCGCAGGCGAAGTAA
- the dsbD gene encoding protein-disulfide reductase DsbD, with amino-acid sequence MLHRLLRLFALFALFLLSGALAAADPLTPEEAFKTRVTAADARTLEVGFEIAPGYYLYRHRFAFVAASDGLSLGEPVLPAGTPHQDEFFGQVETYRDGLKIRIPLLAGDAATARLKVSYQGCADQGVCYPPQTQELSVGGGGGLFADALGRLGGSVAGGQDSAAMSTPAQAADTASADLGAVSVDESSRMAGLLAGRSVWALFAFFGAGILLAFSPCMLPMLPILAAIVVGPGRHASRRRGVALALTYVLGMAVTYAAAGVAAGLAGTMLTAALQNVWVLSAFAAVFVLLAGAMFGLFQFQLPTALQARLSAHSSAQKGGSFLGATTMGVLSALIVGPCVAAPLAGALLYIAQSGNALQGGLALFAMSVGMGLPLIVIAGAARELLPKAGPWMEWVKHAFGVILLGVAIWIVVPVTPVWLQMLLWGALLLVCGVHLRALDPLPPHARGWQRFWKGMGVIALLLGAAQFAGALGGARDPLQPLAFLGRDTPPAAEGVRFEPVSSLAELERRLTEGRPVMLDFYADWCVSCREMERFTFRDPGVRQALEGTLLLRADVTGNTAEDKALLKRFGLFGPPGIVFFDAQGKESRRRVIGYQPAEQFLQSLAAR; translated from the coding sequence ATGCTGCATCGCTTGTTGCGTCTGTTCGCGCTCTTTGCCCTGTTCCTCCTTTCTGGCGCGCTTGCGGCCGCCGACCCTTTGACGCCGGAAGAGGCTTTCAAGACCCGGGTGACCGCGGCAGACGCGCGGACGCTTGAAGTCGGCTTCGAGATCGCGCCGGGCTACTACCTCTATCGACATCGGTTCGCCTTCGTTGCGGCTTCGGACGGACTCTCCCTGGGCGAACCCGTATTGCCGGCCGGCACGCCTCACCAGGACGAGTTCTTCGGCCAGGTAGAGACCTATCGGGATGGCCTCAAGATCCGGATTCCGCTGCTCGCGGGCGACGCCGCCACGGCGCGCCTGAAGGTGAGCTACCAGGGCTGTGCGGATCAGGGCGTGTGCTACCCGCCGCAGACGCAGGAACTGAGCGTCGGAGGCGGCGGCGGGCTTTTCGCGGACGCGCTGGGGCGCCTGGGGGGCAGCGTTGCAGGGGGGCAGGACTCCGCGGCCATGAGCACGCCAGCCCAAGCTGCCGATACCGCGTCCGCCGACCTCGGAGCGGTGTCGGTCGACGAGAGTTCGCGCATGGCGGGACTGCTCGCGGGCCGATCCGTCTGGGCACTGTTCGCCTTCTTCGGGGCCGGCATCCTGCTCGCCTTCTCGCCCTGCATGCTGCCCATGCTGCCTATCCTTGCCGCGATCGTTGTCGGGCCGGGTCGCCATGCTTCGCGGCGGCGCGGTGTCGCATTGGCGCTCACTTACGTCCTGGGCATGGCCGTCACGTATGCGGCGGCGGGCGTAGCTGCCGGCCTCGCCGGGACGATGCTCACAGCAGCTCTGCAGAACGTCTGGGTGCTGTCCGCCTTTGCGGCGGTGTTCGTGCTGCTGGCAGGCGCGATGTTCGGCTTGTTCCAGTTCCAGCTACCGACCGCCTTGCAGGCACGCCTGTCGGCACATTCCAGCGCGCAGAAGGGGGGCAGTTTCCTCGGCGCGACGACCATGGGCGTCTTGTCCGCGCTGATCGTCGGGCCCTGCGTCGCGGCACCACTTGCCGGTGCCTTGCTTTACATCGCGCAGAGCGGCAATGCCTTGCAGGGCGGCCTGGCCCTGTTCGCGATGTCCGTGGGCATGGGGCTGCCGCTGATCGTCATCGCCGGAGCCGCGCGCGAATTGCTTCCCAAGGCCGGACCCTGGATGGAATGGGTGAAGCATGCCTTTGGCGTGATCCTGCTGGGCGTGGCCATCTGGATCGTGGTGCCGGTGACGCCCGTCTGGCTGCAGATGCTGCTGTGGGGCGCGCTGCTCCTCGTCTGTGGCGTCCATCTTCGCGCGCTCGACCCGCTGCCCCCGCATGCGCGCGGCTGGCAGCGGTTCTGGAAAGGGATGGGCGTGATCGCCTTGCTGCTGGGCGCCGCGCAGTTCGCGGGTGCCCTGGGCGGTGCGCGCGACCCGCTGCAGCCGTTGGCCTTCCTGGGGCGCGACACGCCGCCGGCGGCTGAGGGCGTGCGCTTCGAGCCGGTCAGCAGCCTGGCCGAGCTTGAACGTCGCCTCACCGAGGGCCGCCCCGTGATGCTGGACTTCTACGCAGACTGGTGCGTGTCCTGCCGCGAGATGGAGCGCTTCACGTTCCGCGACCCCGGCGTGCGCCAGGCGTTGGAGGGCACGCTCCTGCTGCGTGCCGACGTGACGGGGAATACTGCCGAGGACAAGGCCTTGCTCAAGCGCTTCGGCCTGTTCGGCCCACCGGGCATCGTGTTCTTCGACGCGCAGGGCAAGGAATCCAGGCGCCGGGTGATCGGCTACCAGCCTGCTGAGCAGTTCCTGCAAAGCCTGGCCGCGCGCTAG